In one window of Arthrobacter pascens DNA:
- a CDS encoding uracil-DNA glycosylase, with protein sequence MTALAPESFREQLLSRRYEPNVAAVNELCDSLQDVRPDSEVPYVDPMHDVDECRIISLYSNIGEADKSGFITAGDDDAATRMLGIQWKLGLRPEFVMPWNVHPWHTPGEPNGKFTPDQIAAGLKPLLKFLALVPRASVIVAHGTEANRLANLLLKTEVPLLWRRGLKTYKVRSLCGRAFAGTPARQEQYLEEMHVAYADAMARTGLTKPS encoded by the coding sequence CCCGAATCTTTCCGCGAGCAGCTCCTGAGCCGCCGATACGAACCCAACGTCGCAGCCGTCAACGAACTGTGCGATTCCCTGCAGGACGTGAGGCCGGACAGCGAAGTCCCGTACGTCGATCCCATGCATGACGTGGACGAGTGCCGGATCATCAGCCTGTACTCAAACATCGGCGAGGCCGACAAATCGGGTTTCATCACAGCAGGGGACGACGACGCCGCCACCCGCATGCTGGGCATCCAGTGGAAGCTGGGCCTCCGCCCCGAGTTCGTCATGCCGTGGAACGTCCACCCCTGGCACACCCCGGGCGAGCCCAACGGAAAGTTCACTCCGGACCAGATCGCCGCCGGCCTCAAGCCGCTGCTGAAGTTCCTGGCCCTGGTTCCGCGTGCTTCCGTGATCGTGGCGCACGGCACTGAGGCCAACCGCCTGGCCAACCTGCTGCTAAAGACCGAGGTTCCGCTCCTCTGGCGCCGCGGCTTGAAGACCTACAAGGTACGTTCCCTGTGCGGCCGCGCGTTTGCCGGAACTCCGGCACGGCAGGAGCAGTACCTCGAGGAAATGCACGTGGCCTATGCCGACGCCATGGCCCGCACGGGATTGACTAAGCCCAGCTAG